ATACAAATATTTTCTAGGTATACAGAAATCATTAATCCAGTTGTTGTGCACAAACGGGAACGTATACATGGGGGAATTTCGGTAAGGTAAGAACCTGCCGGGGTTTCGACGTTTTGAAGGAGGGTATATTTGATGATCGAAATAGAAAAACCAAAAATCGAAACGGTTGAGATCAGCGATGATGCCAAGTACGGCAAGTTTGTCGTAGAACCGCTTGAGCGTGGATATGGTACAACTTTGGGTAACTCCTTACGTCGTATCCTATTATCCTCACTCCCAGGTGCAGCTGTCACATCGATTCAAATCGATGGAGTACTTCATGAGTTCTCAACAATTGAAGGCGTCGTAGAAGATGTAACATCAATCATTCTAAACGTTAAGAAATTAGCGTTGAAAATCTACTCTGATGAAGAGAAGACACTTGAAATCGACCTACAGGGTGAGGGTCCAGTAACTGCAGCTGCAATCACGCATGACAGTGATGTTGAAATCCTTAATCCGGATCTTCCTATCGCTACTCTTTCAAGTAAAGGTTCATTGCGTATGCGCTTGACTGCAAGAAGAGGCCGCGGATACAATCCTGCTGACCAAAACAAGCGGGAAGACCAGCCGATCGGTGTCATTCCAATCGACTCAATCTATACGCCGGTTTCACGCGTATCTTATCAAGTAGAAAACACACGTGTAGGGCAAATGACAAATTATGACAAGCTGGTATTTGACGTATGGACAGATGGCAGCACTGGTCCTAAGGAAGCTATTGCACTAGGTTCAAAGATCCTGACTGAGCACTTGAACATTTTCGTTGGTTTGACTGACGAAGCTCAAAACGCTGAGATCATGGTAGAGAAAGAAGAAGATCAAAAAGAAAAAGTTCTGGAAATGACAATTGAAGAACTTGACCTTTCTGTTCGTTCATATAACTGCTTAAAGCGTGCCGGTATCAACACTGTCCAGGAGCTTGCTCATAAGACAGAGGAAGATATGATGAAGGTTCGTAACCTTGGCAGAAAATCACTAGAAGAAGTAAAAGCAAAACTAGAAGAGCTAGGCTTAGGCTTACGCAAAGATGACTAGTTAATGCAGATTAACTAGGCATTTTGCTGTCAGTACTAAAACTGCCGGCTTATGACTTCAACAAAGGAGGGAAACACTCATGGGATACAGAAAGTTAGGACGCACAAGTGCCCAGCGTAAAGCAATGCTACGTGACTTAACAACTGATTTGATTATCAATGAGCGTATTGAAACTACTGAAACACGTGCGAAAGAGCTTCGTTCAGTTGTTGAGAAAATGATTACTCTTGGAAAGCGCGGAGACCTTCACGCTCGCCGTCAAGCTTCTGCTTGGGTTCGTAACGAAGTTGCAAACGCTGAAACAAACCAGGATGCAGTTCAAAAATTATTCGCTGACATCGCTCCACGCTATGCTGAGCGTCAAGGTGGATACACTCGTATTATGAAACTTGGACCACGCCGCGGTGACGGTGCGCCAATGGTAATTATCGAGTTAGTTTAATACCATTAAACACTCGAGCAAGGGCGATGGACAGTTTATACAAACTTG
The sequence above is drawn from the Mesobacillus boroniphilus genome and encodes:
- a CDS encoding DNA-directed RNA polymerase subunit alpha: MIEIEKPKIETVEISDDAKYGKFVVEPLERGYGTTLGNSLRRILLSSLPGAAVTSIQIDGVLHEFSTIEGVVEDVTSIILNVKKLALKIYSDEEKTLEIDLQGEGPVTAAAITHDSDVEILNPDLPIATLSSKGSLRMRLTARRGRGYNPADQNKREDQPIGVIPIDSIYTPVSRVSYQVENTRVGQMTNYDKLVFDVWTDGSTGPKEAIALGSKILTEHLNIFVGLTDEAQNAEIMVEKEEDQKEKVLEMTIEELDLSVRSYNCLKRAGINTVQELAHKTEEDMMKVRNLGRKSLEEVKAKLEELGLGLRKDD
- the rplQ gene encoding 50S ribosomal protein L17 translates to MGYRKLGRTSAQRKAMLRDLTTDLIINERIETTETRAKELRSVVEKMITLGKRGDLHARRQASAWVRNEVANAETNQDAVQKLFADIAPRYAERQGGYTRIMKLGPRRGDGAPMVIIELV